The sequence below is a genomic window from Polaribacter vadi.
AGTCATCAAAATGAAACGAACCAAGCTATCCACTATATTTGTGTTCCGCTTATTTTTTTTAGTGTAATTGGTCTGTTAATGAGTATTCCTGCTACTTTTTTAAGAGATACTTTTGGTTTGTATAATCCTTTGTTAGAAAATTGGGCTGCTGTTGTTGGCGTACTTATTTCTTTCTTTTATTTAAAATTAGGCTTTTGGCATTTTGTTGAAATGCTTTTTGTGATGCTGCTTTGTATCATTCTTAATTTTTGGATTGGTAATAATTTTAATTTGCTCTATGTTTCCCTTGCCATTTTTGTGTTGGCCTGGATTGGTCAATTTTATGGTCATAAAGTGGAAGGCGCAAAACCATCGTTCTTAAAAGATTTAGAATTTTTATTAATTGGCCCACTTTGGGTGATACAGAAATTAGGGAAAAAGAAGTAACAAGTTGGAAGTTGGAAGTTGGAATTTGGAAGTTTAAAATAGTGTGATTTTTTAATACAACAAATACAGTTCTAAAGTAACAATTACAGTTAAAACTACAAATGCAAGACTGAGCTTGTCGAAGTCATTTTTATCCCAATTAAATTTATAATTACACAATCAATGAAACCAGCAATAACCTTCGAAGATTTTTTAAAAGTTGATATCAGAATAGGAACCATTATTGAAGTAAACGACTTTCCAAAAGCCAGAAAACCTGCATATCAACTTAAAATTGATTTTGGTGTTTTAGGGATTAAAAAATCGAGTGCACAAATTACAGATTTATATACGAAAGAAGATTTGCTAAATAAACAGGTTAGTGCAATCATCAACTTTAAACCAAGACAAATTGCCAATTTTATGAGCGAATGTTTGGTTTTAGGTATTTATAATACTGATGGAAATGTAGTTTTATTACAAGCGAATAAAAGCGCTAAAAATGGAGAGGAGATTTCTTAATTCTTTGGATTATTCAAAATCACCAAAGCT
It includes:
- a CDS encoding DUF962 domain-containing protein, whose translation is MKTAQEYFDEYALSHQNETNQAIHYICVPLIFFSVIGLLMSIPATFLRDTFGLYNPLLENWAAVVGVLISFFYLKLGFWHFVEMLFVMLLCIILNFWIGNNFNLLYVSLAIFVLAWIGQFYGHKVEGAKPSFLKDLEFLLIGPLWVIQKLGKKK
- a CDS encoding tRNA-binding protein, with protein sequence MKPAITFEDFLKVDIRIGTIIEVNDFPKARKPAYQLKIDFGVLGIKKSSAQITDLYTKEDLLNKQVSAIINFKPRQIANFMSECLVLGIYNTDGNVVLLQANKSAKNGEEIS